The bacterium sequence CTATTGAAAATCTTCGACCGAGTAACGAAATTGTTAATGACCTGCCTGTAATCTCTGCCTGGTTAAGAGATATAGGGGCAATAGCAAATAGCGGGATAGGGTCAATTACTGTCTGGATTGATAACTCTGAGACTAACATTAGAATGATAAACTTTGATTCAAATAAATCTCAGAAAACTTTTGAAGGTAATAATCTTACTGCTACTCTAAAAAATCCTTTATCTGCGGGTTTGCATGAAGTTAAAGTATGGGTATGTGATAAGGCAGGTAATTCAGCCGCCACAGCAAGCACTACCTTTACCGTTTCTAACGAACCGGGTATCATTGACCTGATAAACTATCCAAATCCTTTTTCAACCGATGAAAAGACCATTATTAAATATACTCTTGGACGAGATTCCAGAGTAACTATTAACATCTATGATATTTCTTTAGAATGGATGATCAGTCTAATTGAAGATGCTGATAGAACAACAGGAACACATAAAGAAAACTGGTATGGGCAAAACGCCATTGGCGAAAAATTGCCTAATGGTGTTTATATTTGTGAATTGATAGTTAAAGAGAAAAATGCAGGTACGGAACACAAAAAATATCATAAGATAGCAATATATACTTCGAAATAAGGAGTGAGGGTTATGAAAAGAAGAAGTTATATCCTGTTAATAATATTGGTGGTCGGGCTGTATCATTGTGAAGTAAGAGCGGATAATAAAGGTCCAGGAGATACATACACCTTTCTAAAACTTGCGGGTGGTGCCAAAGCTATGAGTATGGGTAATGCCTATGTGGCTATGGCTGATGATGCGTCAGCTACATATTGGAATCCTGCAGGATTGGCACTTTTGGAGAATAGAGAAATAATCTTTATGGACAGGAGTTCGGCAATAAAAGAAGTGGGAGAGCAACATCAATATATAGGTGTTGTCTTACCTTACAAAGGATATGACTTTGGGTTCAGTTATATTAATCTTGGGGTTGATGAGATTGAGAAGACATCTATTAATAATTATGATGAACCAATTATTCTCGGTAAATTCAAAGATAAGGAAACAGCTTACATTTTCTCTATTGGTGGATTGGAACCAATCAAAGAATTATATTTGGGGGCAAATTATAAATATATTTCTCATAGATTAGCTGGATATGAAGGTAAAGGTATGGGATTGGATGTAGGTTCCTTAATAAACCTATCTGAAGCATGGGATTGGGAAGGAATATTTGAGGATGTAAAACTTGGAGTTGTTTTTAGATATATGACTGATAAAAAATGGGATTCTGGGCATAAAGACTCAGGATATCTGGAAACAGAAATGGGACTGGCATGGATACCAATCTCTACTGAAGATATAAAAAAATGGACTATTGCTATGAGTGGAAAGCGACAATTGAAAAATAAAACAGTTAAACTATCGGTAGGAACAGAGCTACAATATAAAATATTAGCACTACGATGTGGTGTTGATAACTGGTATTTAGGAAGTCGGTACGGATTAGATAGAAAAAAATTAAACTATGCCAGAAAAGTTACTTTAGGAATAGGGCTAAAAATCAAAAAATTTAATTTTGATTATGCTCTCACTCCAAAATGGTTTGGAAATGATACTCAGATATCGGTAGGATGGAAATTTTAACTAATTCATTCCAGAACACCAATCCTTTCTCCTTCCTCACCTCTATGATTATTTGGTTTGCTAATCCGCTCAACCCATTCATAATGTTCCAAATTGTAAACGGTCTCCCTATGCAGAATAAAAAAATACAAAAGAGGGTATTGAAAAAGTCTTCACACCCAACAAGGGATTAAAACTAATAAGTAATTATTCCTTGACAATTTCTCATCTACTCTCACCTAAGAATTTTTTAATTTTTCCCCCTTGACAAAATTGATGATTTGTGCTATACACATAATGTTATGATTTCAAGTAGAGAGATAAATAAACTCGTTTCCAAAAGATAATACTGGAAAAAGAAACTTATCCAGGTTATTGATTAAAAATGCAAATCCTGGCCTGTCCTGAATCGAGTTCAGCACAGTCAGGAATTGAGCGTTGATTTATCGTAAGCGTAAGGTGAATATGATGAGTTTACGCCAGAAACTGATTAATATCATCTATAGAATTGCAACTGGCAACAAAAAAGTTAAAATTCTTCTTACTCCCATAGGACCAATTTTCGTTTTTACCCTGATAGGAGTACTTATTATCATTTCACTCCAAATGGATAAATTTTTAAAGCTTCCTAAACTTCTTCCTGCATCATTAAATATCATCGTATCTGCACCTATTCTGGCTATTGGATTGTTTTTAATGGTTTGGTCAAACCTTCATTTTCTTAAAGCGAAAGGAACCCCTGTACCTCTTAACCCACCACCTAAATTAGTTACTACAGGACCTTATGCCTATGTTAGAAATCCTATGGTTACTGGTGGGTTTATTATATTATTTGGACTTGGTATTTTACTTAATTCAGTTTCTCTTACCTTTATATTCACTCCGATTCTTATCCTCTTGGCTGTGCTTGAGTTAAAGATAATTGAAGAACCAGAATTAGAGAAGCGTCTGGGTAAAGAATACATTGAATATAAGAAAAGGATACCTATGTTTATACCAGAAGCTTCATTGCCATTATGGAAGAGGGGAGATGAAAAAAACTTATGATATAAAGGTTGTTATCGTATATTTTCTTGACTTTTTATATGATAGTATCGTATAATATTAGAGGGGATAATCGCAACATGGTGATGGAAGATATTTTATATCGTTATAATCCCTGGTGGGAAGACAAATATGTTTTAGAGGGTATTATTGAAAGAACAACCCTTTTAGAATTGATGGAAAAATATTTTTCTTTGCCCCAAATTGTTTTTTTAACCGGCTTAAGAAGAATAGGGAAAACCACACTTTTAAAACTTTTTATTAGATACTTGATAGATAAGGAAGATATTGACCCCAAAAGGATTTTCTATATGAGTATGGATGATTACCTGCTTGCCAAAAAGAGCATTTTGGAAATGGTTGAGGAGTTTCGGGGTATTCACAAAATATCTTTTAAAGAGAAGATTTTTTTATTTTTTGATGAGATTACCTACAAAGACAATTTTGAATTACAACTTAAAAACCTTTACGATAGCCACAATGTTAAAATATATGTTTCCTCTTCTTCTGCCTCAGTTTTTAAAAGCAAAAAGGCATATTTAACTGGCAGAAATATGATTATTGAAGCCCTACCACTTGATTTTAAAGAATATTTACAATTCAGGGGAATAAACATTAGTAAGGCTGATGAGCAGTTAGTAAGGAGGCATTTTGAGGATTATTTAGGCACAGGCGGCCTACCAGAGTATGTGTTGCATGGGGATATGGACTATTTAAGAGAGCTTGTAGATGATATTATTTATAAGGATATAACTGCTTTTTATGGGATTAAAAATCCAAATATCCTTAAGGAATTCTTTGTTTTACTAATGGAGCGGGTAGGAAAACAGGTAAGCATTAATAAAATGGCTAATATTCTTAATATCTCTCCCGATACTGCAAAAAGATACCTCGTGATGTTTCAAGACACCTATCTTATTTACCTTGTCAGTCGCTGTGGTAAGACAAATGAAAGGATATTATCCCCCAAAAAGGTTTACGCTTCAGATTTAGGAATTAAAACATTGTTTAGCGGCCTTAGGGATAAAGGCAGTTTGTTTGAGAATTATGTCTATTTAAAGATTAAGCATTGTAATCCTTGCTATGTCTATGAAAAAGCCACAGAGATAGACTTTTTAACACAGAACAATACATTGATTGAGGTAAAGTATGGTAGTGAAATGACTGATAAACAATTAAATCTCTTCAATATATTTAAGGCAGATAAAAAAGTAGTGATAAGGGATGTCCAGGATGTAGAAAAATTTCTGCAATAAATTGTAGAGATTGAAAAGGGAAATTTCCTGACCATAGAAGGAAAGGGAGCTCCTGGTAGTAATGAATTTCAATCTATGCTACTTCAGGAAAAGTCGCTGACGAAAAATGGAGGTAATCGTTCAGTCCTTACTTGATTAGATGAGGGAGGGTGCGGGTTGGCCAGCACGATAGGTTTTGCACAGCCTTCAAAAAAATGCTTGACAAAAGAGCTGGTTCTAATTAAAATAATAATTATTATAACTATTTATCCAAATGAAATGTAGGCTCGGTTCTCAACATAAAAAATAGGATTTTCATTGGTGAACGGTAATGCTCGGAGATTAAGTATCGGTTCCAGGTCTATGTTCCGAAGCGTCAAATCTTGCCAAAGGCAGTAATACGGATTATCCGTAGCGCTCTGACCTGTTTTAGCGTGCCGTTCACCATTTTTACTACATTCACAGAAATCTCAAAGAATAGTAACTATTCAGCCACTGATTAACACGGATTAGCACGGATAAATACCAGAGGGCAGAAGACAGATGAGAAAAGGAGAAAGGGAGAAATCTGTGTTCTGTGCGGTAAAATCGGCGGACATTTTCAGGGGAAAGGAAGTTTCACGCAAAGAACGCAAAGGGAAATAAGGGAAAAAATTACCTTTGCGTCCTTTGCGTGAAAAAACTATTTTTAGGAGAAATTTCCACCCCCGCAATCCTCTCCGCCAGAGGGGAGATAAAAAATTAAAAATCTGTGAAATCTGCGTAATCTGCGGATTATTTTCAGGTCACGAATTTTCAGTGTTTCATCCGTGTCCATCTGTGGCTGAGTTGTTGACGAGCATTCAATTTTAGTAAGGAGGAGTTATTGAATGGGGCTTCCTGCAAAAAAAATAGAAGAGCGATTTACTTATGGAGATTATCTGAAATGGCCAAATGAAGAACGGTGGGAATTGATAGATGGAGTAGCCTATGATATGAGTCCATCTCCTTCAAGAAGGCATCAGGAAATAGTTGGAGAATTATACAGACAGATTTCAACTTATTTGTTGGACAAATCCTGTCAGGTGTATGTTGCCCCTTTTGATGTCCGATTGCCTGAGGCTGACGAGGCGGAGGAAGAGATAGAAACCGTAGTTCAACCAGATATTGTAATTGTTTGTGATACGAAGAAACTTGATGACCGCGGATGTCTGGGTGCCCCGGATATAATCATAGAAATATTATCCCCCTACACCGCCAAAAAAGACCTGATAACCAAATACCACTTATATGAAAGGCATAAGGTCAAACAGTACTGGATATTTGACCCGGTAACAGAAGAAACGATGATATTTAAACTTAAAGAGAATAAGTATGTAAAGCCTGAAGAATATAAAAAAGAAGAGAAGATACTAGTGGATATCTTTAAAGGTTTAGAAATAGATTTGAGCACAATATTCCCTGCTGAGTGAATACGAATTACACAAATGGACAAATGACATGAATAAAGAATAGAGTAGTTATTAACGAAAATTTCTCATAGAACAGATATAGCAACATGGTTGATGGTTTATAGTTTCATAGACTATCAACTATCAACTATCAACCATCAACAATACTAATGTGAACTTTTGGTTAATACTTACTATAAGCAGTACACAAAGGGGTAAGTTTCATACAAGAGGATGTGAAATTAAAGATGAAAAAAGGAAAAAATAAGGGGCTTTTGGATAAAAAGAGGTTTGAATGGATGGAGGAAGAAAGGATAAGGGAATTGAAAGCCCTATCTATTGAGCAAAGCACAGAAGCCCTTGAATCCCTTACATCGCCATCCATATTAAATGCCTTTTTAAATAATTTCTCATTGGACAATCCGTTATGTTTAAAGCTTGGATTAAAAAATGGATTCATTGCCGGAAACTTTTAGAAAAATAATATCGTTTCTTGAAGAAGAAAAATTCGACTATCTCGTCATTGGTGAATTAGCATCAGCAACCCTTGGAGAACCAAGAATGACACAAGATGTGGATATATGTCTATTCATAAAGAAATTAGAGGTAAAAGAATTTCTTCTGAAACTAAAGCAAGAAGGCTTTAGTTTTGATGAGAAGGGGATGATAAAAAGGGCAAAAGAAAGGGGGACATTTCAGGTTTTTTATGGGAATTTCCATATTGATTTTATTATTCTCTCAACCGATTTTGAAAAATCTGCTTTAAAAAGAAAACAGAAGATAAAACTCTATGGTATTGAAGCATCATTCCCTACACCTGAGGACTTAATCCTATTCAAGATTGTTCCGGCAAGACTGATGGATATGATGGATATAGAAAATATTGTCATAAGGCATTCAGGAAAACTTGATGAAAAATATCTTCTATCCTGGGCACAAAAGCTTTCAGATGAAGCAGAAGATATAAGGATATATAACGAGATAAAGAGATTGTTAAACTTATAAAATGGCAATGTAACTATTCACCACGAAGAGCACGAAGGACACGAAATGGAATTTAAGGTCTTGTAATTTTCGGTAGTGTCTGACAATAACTACAATTCTTTTAACCACAAAGATCACAAAGAATTTCACAAAAGAGTCAAAGATTTTTGAGAGAATAAATTTTTTCCTGAAAATAGGCTGAAGGGTATAGGCTGAAGTTTTGAACGCTGTTTCCTTCAGCCTTAAGCCTTCAGCCTTTATTTTCATCCTCCTTTGTGAGTCAGAGACTTATGAGCGTTTCTTTGTCTACTTTGTGGTTAATTTCAGAGACCATCTAATTTTCTTCGTGTTCTTCGTGGTGAATAGTTACATTCAATCTTAACAGAACACTATAATCTTTGCGTTCTTTGCGGTTAAAAGTGGCTATACCCCTGAACGGTTACAAAAACTGACTACGGGGATAGAACCTACCCTGGCTGATTAATCCCCCAATTCCTTTAGTTCAAACAAACTCAGGGTAGTATTCAGATTGGCAGTTAAAATGGTCTCCTGCTTAAGCGGATGGATGGCTATTCCTCTCGGTATCCAGGGAAGGTTGATGGTCTTCAGACATTCGCCGCTGGCTACCTCCCAGAGCTTTAAGGTCTTATCCCAGGAGGCAGAGAGGATGTATTTACCATCACCAGAAAATATGCCACTAAAAACTTCAGCTGAATGCCCCTTGAAGGTGCGAACCTCCTGACCCGTCTCTTTATCCCAAAGCTTTAAGGTCTTATCACTTGAGGCAGAGAGGATGTATTTACCATCACCAGAAAATACGCCACTTGTAACTGTAGCTGAATGCCCCTTGAAGGTGCAAACCTCCTGACCCGTCTCTTTATCCCAGAGCTTTAAGGTATTATCCAAGGAGGCAGAGAGGATGTATTTACCATCACCAGAAAATACGCCACTTGTAACTTCATATGAATGCCCCTTGAAGGTGCGAACCTCCTGACCCGTCTCTTTATCCCAGAGCTTTAAGGTTTTATCCCTTGAGGCAGAGAGGATGTATTTACCATCACCAGAAAATACGCCACTTGTAACTTCAGCTGAATGCCCCTTGAAGGTGCGAACCTCCTGACCCGTCTCTTTATCCCAGAGCTTTAAGGTATTATCCCAGGAGGCAGAGAGGATGTATTTACCATCACCAGAAAATACGCCACTTCTAACTTCAGCTGAATGCCTCTTGAAGGTGCGAACCTCCTGACCCGTCTCTTTATCCCAGAGCTTTAAGGTCTTATCACTTGAGGCAGAGAGGATGTATTTACCATCACCAGAAAATACGCCACTCCAAACTCTAGCTGAATGCCCCTTGAAGGTGTGAACCTCCTGACCCGTCTCTTTATCCCGGAGCTTTAAGGTATTATCACTTGAGGCAGAGAGGATGTATTTACCATCACCAGAAAATACGCCACTTGTAACTCCAGCTGAATGTCTAAGGTTAGGGGAGCCAAAGAAACCCACCAGTTCAGGTATTAAAGTAGCGTAGTAATTAAAGTGTTTATCATCAGCATCATATTCCTTTGAATCTAACTGAAGGATATTCTCGAGTCCTGTTGGGAGAACCTTTTCTTCTTTTCTGCGTAAGTTTCGCTTTTCTGTCTTCCAGTCCTCAATGAGGCGGAAATAGACCATCTGCTCCAATAAGGTATCCCTTGATGCGGCTAACTCAGGTTCTGCCTCAAATAAGGAATAATCCAGTTTAGAGAGTAATTCCCTATCTTCAAACCTGCTGGTGGCATTGAAGACACTGGCATATTCCTTGAGCTTACCGGGGTCA is a genomic window containing:
- a CDS encoding Uma2 family endonuclease, producing MGLPAKKIEERFTYGDYLKWPNEERWELIDGVAYDMSPSPSRRHQEIVGELYRQISTYLLDKSCQVYVAPFDVRLPEADEAEEEIETVVQPDIVIVCDTKKLDDRGCLGAPDIIIEILSPYTAKKDLITKYHLYERHKVKQYWIFDPVTEETMIFKLKENKYVKPEEYKKEEKILVDIFKGLEIDLSTIFPAE
- a CDS encoding ATP-binding protein encodes the protein MIVSYNIRGDNRNMVMEDILYRYNPWWEDKYVLEGIIERTTLLELMEKYFSLPQIVFLTGLRRIGKTTLLKLFIRYLIDKEDIDPKRIFYMSMDDYLLAKKSILEMVEEFRGIHKISFKEKIFLFFDEITYKDNFELQLKNLYDSHNVKIYVSSSSASVFKSKKAYLTGRNMIIEALPLDFKEYLQFRGINISKADEQLVRRHFEDYLGTGGLPEYVLHGDMDYLRELVDDIIYKDITAFYGIKNPNILKEFFVLLMERVGKQVSINKMANILNISPDTAKRYLVMFQDTYLIYLVSRCGKTNERILSPKKVYASDLGIKTLFSGLRDKGSLFENYVYLKIKHCNPCYVYEKATEIDFLTQNNTLIEVKYGSEMTDKQLNLFNIFKADKKVVIRDVQDVEKFLQ
- a CDS encoding nucleotidyltransferase; this encodes MDSLPETFRKIISFLEEEKFDYLVIGELASATLGEPRMTQDVDICLFIKKLEVKEFLLKLKQEGFSFDEKGMIKRAKERGTFQVFYGNFHIDFIILSTDFEKSALKRKQKIKLYGIEASFPTPEDLILFKIVPARLMDMMDIENIVIRHSGKLDEKYLLSWAQKLSDEAEDIRIYNEIKRLLNL
- a CDS encoding isoprenylcysteine carboxylmethyltransferase family protein; this translates as MIYRKRKVNMMSLRQKLINIIYRIATGNKKVKILLTPIGPIFVFTLIGVLIIISLQMDKFLKLPKLLPASLNIIVSAPILAIGLFLMVWSNLHFLKAKGTPVPLNPPPKLVTTGPYAYVRNPMVTGGFIILFGLGILLNSVSLTFIFTPILILLAVLELKIIEEPELEKRLGKEYIEYKKRIPMFIPEASLPLWKRGDEKNL